The following proteins are encoded in a genomic region of Zea mays cultivar B73 chromosome 9, Zm-B73-REFERENCE-NAM-5.0, whole genome shotgun sequence:
- the LOC100284127 gene encoding peroxisomal multifunctional enzyme type 2 isoform X1 — MDSSSLKSAQLLELMRQHLATDAGKEVTKKVGLVYQLNIAPKKIGVDEEIFVVDLKKGEVTKGPYQGKPDATFSFTDNDFLGIATGKTNPQIAFIRGAIKIKGSISAAQKFTPDIFPKPAKL, encoded by the exons ATGGACAGTAGCAGCCTCAAATCCGCGCAGCTCCTGGAGCTGATGCGCCAGCACCTGGCCACCGATGCCGGCAAGGAGGTCACCAAGAAGGTCGGCCTCGTCTACCAGCTCAACATCGCCCCCAAG AAGATCGGCGTTGATGAGGAGATCTTCGTGGTCGACCTCAAGAAGGGCGAGGTCACCAAAG GGCCGTACCAGGGAAAGCCGGATGCCACTTTCTCCTTCACGGACAACGATTTCCTTGGAATCGCCACCGGCAAGACGAATCCGCAGATTGCATTCATTCG AGGGGCGATTAAAATCAAGGGGAGCATCAGTGCGGCGCAGAAGTTCACCCCTGACATCTTCCCCAAGCCTGCTAAGCTGTAG